The following coding sequences are from one Cyprinus carpio isolate SPL01 chromosome A24, ASM1834038v1, whole genome shotgun sequence window:
- the LOC109049463 gene encoding bifunctional coenzyme A synthase-like: protein MSMFSTGILVLTSPLHVLPLRIAPVLTSAAQVVERTLYVHLHPGLNLSTGGQVRPVYIPPLVDLCTLISRLYSNAADICAHLDVRVLLSNVRAQSVALSGNNGPFPTPQTLSHSPEVVLTDFPIQDSGQSSLVTQCLQKYAGHCYVCKPSLSSVLLYPRLKEVEEDDPDRGGSGAQLKPLETFSDVVVGGTFDRLHGAHKTLLNISCLMANRRFVIGVCDQELLKNKVLKELIEPYYQRVQKLQDFLNDVKPSLKYEIVPLSDPFGPSISDPELQCIVVSEETRKGGEAVNRKRAENGLAELVLYEIQLLKDAHHADIEEEKISSSSLRTRLLGTLLKHPSPQADLPLDPYVIGLTGGSGSGKSSIAHRLEALGAVRIDCDQLGHEAYLPGTSAYHKVIQEFSPDILNEDKTINRRVLGGKVFGNQERLKALTDIVWPEIALLVKKRIKQAKEQGKHVCVVDAAVLLEAGWTYLVHEVWVATIPEEEAVKRIVQRDGVKEEDALRRLKSQWTNAKLIEHANVVLCTLWEPDVTQRQVLKAWSLLQQRIQKRQEEIKSSP from the exons atgtcCATGTTCAGCACCGGTATCCTGGTGCTTACGTCTCCGTTGCACGTCCTCCCTCTCCGCATCGCCCCTGTCCTCACGTCTGCCGCCCAGGTGGTCGAGCGCACACTGTACGTCCATCTGCACCCCGGCCTCAACCTGAGCACAGGTGGGCAGGTGCGGCCCGTCTACATCCCGCCCCTCGTGGATCTCTGCACTCTCATCTCCCGCCTTTACAGCAATGCTGCTGACATTTGTGCTCACCTTGACGTCAGGGTGCTGCTCAGTAATGTCCGCGCCCAATCTGTGGCATTGAGCGGAAACAACGGTCCTTTTCCCACCCCACAGACGCTGTCCCACTCGCCAGAAGTAGTGCTCACAGACTTCCCCATCCAGGATTCAGGCCAGTCCTCGCTGGTCACCCAGTGCTTGCAGAAGTACGCAGGCCACTGTTACGTCTGCAAGCCGAGTCTCTCATCTGTGCTTTTGTACCCGCGACTAAAAGAAGTTGAGGAAGATGATCCTGATAGAGGAGGAAGTGGTGCACAACTTAAACCTTTAGAGACGTTCAGTGATGTGGTGGTTGGCGGCACTTTTGACCGTCTGCATGGGGCCCACAAGACCCTGCTGAATATTTCCTGTCTGATGGCCAACAGACGCTTTGTCATTGGTGTGTGTGACCAGGAACTACTAAAAA ATAAGGTCTTGAAGGAGTTGATAGAGCCGTATTATCAGCGTGTGCAGAAGCTCCAGGACTTTCTGAACGATGTAAAACCATCGCTCAAGTACGAAATCGTTCCTCTCTCCGACCCCTTCGGCCCATCCATAAGCGACCCTGAGCTGCAGTGCATTGTGGTCAGCGAGGAGACGAGGAAAGGGGGTGAAGCTGTCAACAGGAAGCGTGCGGAAAAT GGATTGGCTGAACTGGTTCTGTACGAGATCCAGCTGTTGAAAGACGCCCATCATGCTGATATCGAGGAGGAGAAGATCAGTTCCTCCAGCCTGAGAACAAGATTGCTGGGCACGCTGCTCAAACATCCATCT CCACAGGCAGATCTGCCTCTGGATCCGTACGTGATTGGTCTGACGGGCGGCAGCGGCTCGGGAAAGAGCTCTATAGCACACAGACTGGAGGCTCTTGGCGCCGTGAGGATTGACTGCGATCAGCTCGGTCACGAGGCCTACCTGCCGGGAACATCCGCCTATCATAAGGTCATCCAGGAGTTCAGCCCAG ATATTCTTAATGAGGATAAGACCATCAACAGACGAGTACTGGGTGGAAAAGTATTTGGTAACCAG gAGCGTCTGAAAGCTCTGACAGATATTGTGTGGCCTGAGATTGCTCTGCTGGTgaagaaaagaataaaacaagcaaaagaaCAGG GTAAGCATGTTTGCGTGGTGGATGCGGCCGTGTTGCTGGAGGCGGGATGGACGTATTTGGTACATGAGGTTTGGGTGGCCACCATCCCGGAGGAAGAG GCAGTGAAGCGTATAGTCCAGCGTGACGGTGTGAAGGAGGAAGACGCATTGAGGAGACTGAAGAGCCAGTGGACGAATGCAAAGCTGATTGAACATGCTAACGTAGTGCTGTGCACACTGTGGGAACCTGACGTTACTCAGAGACAG GTGTTGAAAGCCTGGAGTCTATTACAACAGCGGATTCAGAAGAGACAAGAAGAAATCAAATCTTCACCCTGA
- the LOC109049464 gene encoding tRNA pseudouridine(38/39) synthase-like, which translates to MSEEVLLARVKALEEEVERLKAQLKIERDGAGTEERIQTSAILQTESSKQQEGDENRSKKKKRGAERPFDFSVHPRRHVALRLAYLGWQYQGFAVQENTDNTVEARLFEALLKTKLIQDRQTSSYHRCGRTDKGVSALSQVISIDLRSTQYGGVLGVTVPAGVEVKGKASAEELPYMKMLNRVLPQDIRILQWAPVESGFSARFDCQSRTYRYYFPRGDLDVDLMAEAAKRYEGTHDFRNICKMDVGNGVLQFQRSILSASIQPAQPSPTCPDDPHQLYVFQVKGLAFLYHQVRCMMALLLHIGQKLEAPEIIDQLLDVEKNPRKPQYSMAVDYPLVLYDCHFEGVNWRNETEEENHVLNSLYQHWVQNAVKTQVLLGMIQGLQKTNTEMSSLHCWLMEGSRQRKYQPLLDRPRCESLESRIQHFVKRGRLEQEEGENGEETTVFRGKRSKHSHLTTTSEIKEQNHGAKPTGCPLQNL; encoded by the exons ATGTCAGAAGAAGTCCTGCTGGCTCGTGTGAAGGCTTTGGAGGAAGAGGTGGAGAGACTGAAAGCTCAGCTGAAAATAGAGAGAGATGGAGCTGGGACAGAGGAGAGGATTCAAACATCAGCCATCCTCCAAACAGAGAGCTCAAAACAACAGGAAGGTGACGAGAACCGATCCAAAAAGAAGAAACGAGGAGCAGAGAGGCCCTTTGACTTCTCTGTGCATCCTCGCAGACATGTGGCACTGCGGCTGGCGTACCTCGGCTGGCAATATCAGGGCTTCGCCGTCCAGGAAAACACAGACAACACTGTTGAAGCCCGGCTTTTTGAGGCACTGCTGAAGACTAAACTGATCCAGGACAGACAGACCTCCAGCTATCACCGCTGCGGCCGCACAGATAAAGGAGTCAGTGCTCTCTCTCAG GTTATATCCATTGACCTGCGCTCAACACAGTATGGAGGAGTTTTAGGTGTGACTGTCCCGGCTGGCGTGGAGGTCAAAGGCAAGGCGTCTGCAGAAGAGTTACCCTACATGAAGATGCTAAACAGAGTCCTGCCACAGGACATTAGGATCCTGCAGTGGGCTCCTGTAGAATCCGGCTTCAGCGCACGCTTCGACTGCCAGTCCAGAACATACAGATACTACTTCCCTCGTGGAGACTTAGACGTGGATCTCATGGCAGAGGCTGCTAAACG GTATGAAGGAACACACGACTTCAGGAACATCTGTAAGATGGATGTAGGTAACGGAGTCTTGCAGTTCCAAAGGAGCATCTTGTCTGCCTCGATCCAGCCGGCCCAACCCAGCCCCACCTGCCCTGATGACCCACACCAACTCTATGTCTTCCAGGTCAAAGGTCTTGCTTTCCTCTATCACCAG GTTCGCTGCATGATGGCTTTGCTGTTGCATATTGGACAGAAGCTTGAAGCACCAGAAATCATTGATCAGCTGCTGGATGTGGAGAAAAACCCAAGGAAACCTCAATACAG CATGGCGGTGGATTATCCTTTGGTGCTGTATGACTGCCACTTCGAGGGTGTGAATTGGAGGAATGAAACGGAGGAGGAGAACCACGTCCTGAACTCTCTGTACCAACACTGGGTTCAGAACGCAGTGAAAACCCAAGTTCTGCTCGGCATGATCCAAGGCcttcagaaaacaaacacag AGATGTCATCTCTGCATTGTTGGCTCATGGAGGGCTCCAGGCAGAGGAAGTACCAGCCTCTTCTGGACCGGCCGCGCTGCGAGAGTTTGGAGTCCAGGATCCAGCACTTCGTGAAGAGAGGAAGACTGGAGCAAGAAGAAGGAGAGAACGGGGAGGAGACGACTGTTTTCAGGGGGAAAAGATCAAAACATTCCCATCTGACAACAACAAGTGAAATCAAGGAGCAAAACCATGGAGCAAAACCAACGGGCTGCCCATTACAAAACCTGTAA
- the si:ch211-40k21.9 gene encoding THAP domain-containing protein, with the protein MSCAAVNCTNRHSPGSSTSFHRFPLGDKDRLQQWLVNIRRDHFKPSPSSRLCSHHFKDSCFFTNNKGQVCLAKTAVPTLFFIPGPFQKQPRRTQVRQRSVESHEFHTYCLKRDDGRKFVEEEDPDMTETSGTPVIYPTEICVVAVRHDHCYCSWSANTACSSMEDSSSTTDMQETESPEMLKYNLNLVLRKIKACRKKMKLKNATIRRLKRKLTSLSSIISELKAKDLIETKHTLPSGKASSERI; encoded by the exons ATGTCGTGTGCAGCTGTGAATTGTACAAATCGTCATTCACCAGGATCTAGTACAAGTTTCCATCG TTTCCCATTAGGTGATAAAGATCGGCTTCAGCAGTGGCTGGTGAACATCAGACGTGATCATTTCAAGCCATCTCCATCTTCTCGCTTATGTTCCCACCACTTTAAAGACAGTTGCTTCTTCACAAACAATAAAGGTCAAGTGTGCCTTGCTAAAACGGCTGTCCCTACCTTATTTTTCATCCCTGGCCCCTTTCAGAAGCAGCCACGGCGCACCCAAGTAAGGCAGAGGAGCGTGGAAAGCCATGAATTCCATACGTACTGTCTCAAAAGGGATGACGGGAGAAAGTTTGTGGAGGAGGAAGATCCAGACATGACTGAAACTAGTGGGACCCCAGTGATTTACCCCACTGAAATATGTGTCGTTGCAGTTAGACACGATCATTGCTACTGTTCTTGGTCTGCAAACACAGCTTGCAGTTCCATGGAGGACAGCAGCTCGACGACAGACATGCAGGAGACCGAATCGCCCGAGATGTTGAAGTACAATTTGAACTTAGTCCTGAGAAAGATTAAGGCTTGCAGAAAAAAGATGAAACTGAAGAATGCTACGATTAGAaggttaaaaagaaaactgacttCACTGTCTTCCATCATTTCCGAGCTGAAAGCGAAAGATCTCATAGAGACGAAACACACGTTACCCTCAGGCAAAGCAAGTT CTGAAAGGATCTAA